In Syntrophomonas wolfei subsp. wolfei str. Goettingen G311, a single window of DNA contains:
- a CDS encoding amino acid ABC transporter ATP-binding protein, which produces MEKIIEINHLQKSFGEIEVLKDINFSVSKGEVVCIIGSSGSGKSTLLRCLNLLEIPSSGEVVYHGQNILEQKMSNAVYRAKMGMVFQQFNLFNNLNVLDNCVIGQVKVLKKNTAAAKKTAMDYLELVGMSQFINAKPHQISGGQKQRVAIARALSMEPEALLFDEPTSALDPEMVGEVLKVMKNLAKSGLTMLIVTHEMAFARDVANRVVFMDSGVIAEDDVPDVVFNNPSNERTRTFLKRILEN; this is translated from the coding sequence ATGGAAAAAATTATTGAAATAAATCATCTGCAGAAAAGTTTTGGAGAGATTGAAGTATTGAAAGATATTAACTTTTCAGTCAGTAAAGGCGAAGTGGTCTGTATAATCGGCTCCAGTGGTTCAGGAAAATCAACTCTTCTCCGCTGCTTAAATCTTCTGGAGATTCCGAGCAGCGGGGAAGTAGTGTATCATGGACAAAACATTCTGGAGCAAAAAATGTCTAATGCCGTCTATAGAGCCAAAATGGGTATGGTTTTTCAGCAATTCAATCTCTTTAATAATCTAAATGTATTGGACAACTGTGTTATTGGACAGGTTAAGGTATTAAAAAAGAATACTGCGGCGGCGAAGAAAACGGCCATGGATTACCTGGAACTGGTGGGCATGTCGCAGTTTATCAATGCCAAGCCCCATCAAATATCAGGCGGGCAGAAACAGCGTGTTGCCATTGCCCGAGCACTTTCTATGGAACCTGAAGCCCTGCTGTTTGATGAGCCTACCAGTGCCCTCGACCCGGAAATGGTAGGTGAAGTGCTCAAGGTAATGAAGAATCTAGCCAAAAGCGGTTTGACTATGCTGATTGTTACTCATGAAATGGCCTTTGCTCGCGATGTAGCCAATCGAGTCGTGTTTATGGATAGCGGGGTCATTGCCGAAGACGATGTTCCTGATGTAGTGTTTAACAACCCCAGTAACGAAAGAACCCGTACTTTTTTAAAAAGGATTCTGGAGAATTAG
- a CDS encoding transporter substrate-binding domain-containing protein yields MKKFVKLGICAVLMMALCISVVGCGKSGDKAEKFKVGMECGYPPFNWTQLDNSNGAVPIAGSKEFAGGYDVEIAKKLAEGMGKELVIVKTKWDGLTPAVQSGTIDGIIAGMSPMADRRLTLDFSDYYYSSDLVIVVKKGSKYEKATSLKDFAGAKITAQQNTFHYTVIDQIPNVKKQTAMADFPAMRVSLESGIIDGYVSEKPEGVSATSANAKFGMAEFAQGQGFEFTADDIAISVGIKKGNTELVNDINQVLAGISQEQRDELMKNAILNQPASQ; encoded by the coding sequence ATGAAGAAATTTGTAAAACTAGGAATATGCGCAGTCCTGATGATGGCTCTGTGCATAAGTGTTGTGGGCTGCGGTAAAAGTGGTGATAAGGCCGAGAAATTTAAGGTAGGTATGGAATGCGGATATCCTCCATTTAACTGGACCCAACTGGACAACTCGAATGGAGCAGTCCCTATTGCTGGCAGCAAGGAGTTTGCCGGTGGTTATGATGTGGAAATTGCCAAAAAACTGGCTGAGGGAATGGGCAAGGAACTGGTTATTGTTAAAACTAAATGGGACGGGCTGACCCCAGCCGTACAGTCGGGTACCATTGATGGCATTATTGCCGGTATGTCTCCAATGGCTGATAGGAGACTGACCCTGGATTTTTCCGATTACTACTACAGTTCTGACCTGGTTATTGTTGTCAAGAAAGGCTCGAAATATGAAAAAGCTACAAGTTTAAAGGATTTCGCCGGAGCCAAAATTACGGCCCAGCAAAATACATTCCACTACACAGTTATTGATCAAATTCCCAATGTAAAAAAACAAACTGCCATGGCTGATTTTCCGGCTATGCGGGTATCCCTGGAGTCGGGTATCATTGATGGTTATGTCTCGGAAAAGCCTGAAGGAGTTTCAGCCACAAGCGCCAATGCCAAGTTTGGCATGGCTGAATTTGCCCAAGGTCAGGGATTTGAGTTTACTGCTGATGATATCGCCATTTCAGTGGGGATTAAAAAAGGCAACACTGAGCTGGTTAATGATATTAACCAGGTTTTAGCCGGTATATCACAGGAACAACGGGATGAATTAATGAAAAATGCCATTTTAAACCAGCCTGCATCGCAATAA
- a CDS encoding DUF4491 family protein, with the protein MNWIGLYFGLYVLATIGIYHILIVILEQRFATWPWVGFLLLGLVCLYFSLRMQDVGWSMWWGYNAFINLWSVKEMFDQAKRRA; encoded by the coding sequence ATGAACTGGATAGGTTTATATTTCGGTCTCTATGTCCTGGCTACAATTGGCATATACCATATACTAATTGTAATACTTGAACAACGCTTTGCTACCTGGCCCTGGGTGGGGTTTCTCTTGCTGGGGTTGGTCTGCCTGTATTTCTCGCTAAGAATGCAGGATGTAGGCTGGTCCATGTGGTGGGGCTATAATGCTTTTATTAACCTGTGGTCGGTAAAGGAGATGTTTGACCAGGCCAAACGGCGCGCTTAA
- a CDS encoding amino acid ABC transporter permease produces the protein MVVDANSSFITWVLYILQSSWPLFLRGAQVTLIISLSGTIIGFLIGVLIGIIRTIPVDHNTNLFKRIVLKIIDYFLLCYIEVFRGTPMMVQAMVIFYGSAMIYGIRMSPIFAGVFIVSINTGAYMAEIVRGGIISIDKGQFEASHAIGMTHAQTMISIVLPQAIRNILPALSNEFVINIKDTSVLNVIGVTELYFQSNSAAGNNFRYFEVFLITCIIYFIMTFTVTRILRYFEAKLDGPSVYTIHGSQTVPEAEIKISKRE, from the coding sequence ATGGTAGTGGATGCAAATAGTAGTTTTATTACCTGGGTTTTATATATCTTGCAAAGTTCCTGGCCCCTCTTCTTGAGAGGGGCCCAGGTTACCCTTATAATTTCGCTTAGCGGTACGATTATAGGTTTTCTTATTGGTGTATTAATAGGAATCATCCGCACGATTCCCGTTGACCACAATACCAATCTGTTTAAAAGAATCGTTCTGAAGATAATTGATTATTTCTTGCTTTGTTATATAGAAGTATTTCGTGGCACCCCTATGATGGTACAGGCTATGGTTATTTTTTATGGCAGTGCCATGATTTATGGCATACGCATGTCCCCGATATTTGCCGGTGTGTTTATTGTTTCCATAAATACCGGGGCTTATATGGCGGAAATTGTCCGCGGTGGTATTATATCCATAGATAAAGGCCAGTTTGAAGCATCACATGCTATAGGCATGACTCATGCCCAGACCATGATCAGTATTGTGCTACCTCAGGCCATTCGTAATATCTTACCGGCTTTAAGCAATGAGTTCGTTATCAATATTAAAGATACATCAGTGCTTAATGTTATAGGGGTTACCGAGCTATATTTTCAGTCTAATTCGGCGGCAGGCAATAACTTCCGCTATTTTGAAGTTTTTTTGATTACCTGCATTATTTATTTCATAATGACCTTTACTGTAACCCGCATACTTAGATATTTTGAAGCAAAATTAGATGGTCCATCGGTCTATACTATCCATGGTTCGCAAACGGTACCTGAGGCGGAAATTAAGATTTCCAAGAGGGAGTAA